One Halovivax ruber XH-70 genomic region harbors:
- a CDS encoding amidohydrolase, which produces MSTLALTGGRILRPDLTVDRADVLVDQETGKIAEIGPDLADAADETMDATNSLITPGFVNGHCHVAMTLLRGYADDKPLDAWLSEDIWPAEAELTPEAIEAGAELGLLEMIRAGTTGFADMYFSMERVADAVERAGLRARLGHGVISVGKEHEAAREDAETGLAFAREYDGAAEGRIRTAFMPHSLTTVSTEIYEEYVPKARELDVPIHLHANETADEVTPIVDEHGVRPLAYARDLGLLEPQDFLAHGVHVDETEIELLAETDASVVHCPASNMKLASGMAPVQTLRDAGVTVGLGTDGAASNNDLSLLDEARDAAMVGKLAADDAAAVAADTVVELATTGSAEAIGLPAGRLEPGAPADLAVVDLTGAHLTPAHDLVSHLAYAAAASDVRHTICDGRVLMRDREVLTLDANDVRERATAEATALVERAEA; this is translated from the coding sequence ATGTCGACGCTCGCACTCACCGGTGGCCGGATCCTCCGGCCGGACCTGACCGTGGATCGCGCCGACGTCCTCGTCGACCAGGAGACGGGCAAGATCGCCGAAATCGGCCCTGATCTCGCCGACGCGGCCGACGAGACGATGGACGCGACGAACTCGCTGATCACGCCCGGCTTCGTCAATGGCCACTGCCACGTGGCGATGACGCTGCTGCGCGGGTACGCCGACGACAAACCGCTCGACGCCTGGCTGTCCGAGGATATCTGGCCAGCCGAGGCCGAGCTCACACCGGAGGCGATCGAGGCCGGTGCGGAGCTCGGCCTGCTGGAGATGATCCGGGCCGGCACCACCGGCTTCGCGGACATGTACTTCTCGATGGAGCGGGTGGCCGACGCGGTCGAGCGAGCCGGGCTCCGGGCTCGCCTGGGTCACGGCGTCATCTCCGTCGGCAAGGAGCACGAGGCCGCCCGCGAGGACGCCGAGACGGGCCTGGCGTTCGCCCGGGAGTACGACGGCGCCGCCGAGGGCCGAATCAGAACGGCGTTCATGCCGCACTCGCTGACCACGGTGAGCACGGAAATCTACGAGGAGTACGTCCCGAAGGCGCGCGAACTCGACGTGCCGATCCACCTCCACGCCAACGAGACCGCAGACGAGGTGACGCCGATCGTCGACGAACACGGCGTCCGGCCGCTCGCGTACGCCCGCGATCTGGGTCTGCTCGAACCGCAGGACTTCCTCGCCCACGGCGTCCACGTCGACGAGACGGAGATCGAGCTCCTCGCCGAGACCGACGCGAGCGTCGTCCACTGCCCGGCCTCGAACATGAAGCTCGCGAGCGGGATGGCGCCCGTCCAGACACTGCGCGACGCGGGCGTCACCGTCGGGCTGGGAACCGACGGTGCGGCCTCGAACAACGACCTCTCGCTGTTAGACGAGGCACGCGACGCCGCGATGGTGGGCAAGCTGGCGGCCGACGACGCGGCGGCGGTTGCCGCCGACACCGTCGTCGAACTGGCGACGACGGGCAGCGCCGAGGCGATCGGCCTGCCGGCGGGGCGGCTCGAACCCGGCGCCCCGGCGGACCTCGCCGTCGTCGATCTCACCGGCGCGCACCTGACACCGGCCCACGACCTCGTGAGCCACCTCGCGTACGCGGCCGCGGCGAGCGACGTCCGCCACACGATCTGTGACGGTCGGGTCCTCATGCGCGACCGAGAGGTCCTGACCCTCGACGCGAACGACGTGCGCGAGCGTGCGACGGCCGAGGCGACGGCGTTGGTCGAGCGCGCCGAGGCCTGA
- a CDS encoding carboxypeptidase regulatory-like domain-containing protein yields the protein MRFRADDRSRRTIAVLVLVAVLLGGVVAVDSAFAVNGEPQPDETDPAAGVEIDRALQTAEGQVEAIVRFESTDRATLAASANATETLKTKASTAQGPLTRFAARTGGVTVERGFWIANAALVTVDTERVSLAEIAAIDGVERIHQNFEVTTRTSTPASQTNLGVNGTTVSTSATGYTYGLEQINTSSVWSEFDARGGGAKVAVLDTGVDVSHPDIDLYTTNTSDPTYPGGWAEFDSNGDKVSGSQPHDTSSHGTHVTGTVSGGNASGTWIGVAPEAEMMHGLVLPDGSGRFSQIVAGMEWAVNNNADVVSMSLGTSCDPSTEDSSYVSEFINPVQNAETNGTVVVAASGNDYEGCSGSPANVYDSLAIGASNSAEGIADFSSGEKVTTSTAWGTTAPDSWPSEYIVPDVAAPGAAVKSSVPDGGYNELSGTSMATPHVAGVAALMESATERDLSPDEITSAIEASAWKPSDWDESSAQYSIEETGKDSRYGLGIVDAHEAVSEVLYGSFTGTVVDVTTGDPIPGANVMADNGSASFSGKTNANGAFEFEVPDNETYDVSISDDGYETVVEPDQTVDTNSDVDLGTVALTGNASLSGTVTDGVTDTAVENATVTATDPDTGVTYENRTDATGEYAFDAVRGGVDYSVTVRTAGYEDAETTTTVPDNGSATANAALTGDSTLTGTVTDAKSTPTVAIGGATITATGAVGSYTTTTERGGTYSLTLPGNETTYAVAIEADGYQDGGDEVTLNGGEESVNRALSGDSNISLSVSDSHFGDPVSNATVSVSTDSGASYPVTEAGDGTYDASTVPSTANYTITVEADGYEQNTTTASGLPPGGTAAHAVGLAGDATITGSITDGVGVTANGTALPIENATITLTRSDTGSSSTLANATGLNGSYAASVPGVETNYTINAAASGYQNTSLTTAELGDAETTTADLQLVGNATLSTQAIVTGERTANTTIEATTDDGGLAGVTWLNESAGTNLSVAVPGRGADYTVNVSSRAFSTNSSAVAGVTNATALDPLSISQLPYYFGIDDGTAPESITAGETVTVSATIVNLGTEDWNHSANLSADDTQIATRSIALNGTANTSDVANTTVSFSHQPGSTGPVAYTLETDNETMRSTVTVEETGGGGGGGFGPPPSSDPEPSFWLVGTALETDELVAGETGTVSVTVLNSGDGAGTKPLRLTADGAVVGTASVDVPAGERVEATLEFSFDEPGTYDLAVDGEGVGPVTVIEPPSDPGNETAANESAPTNDTDSSGGSDATPGFTAIAGLLALAIVAVARRR from the coding sequence ATGAGATTCAGGGCGGACGATCGATCGCGACGGACCATCGCAGTGCTGGTCCTCGTTGCGGTGCTCCTCGGCGGGGTAGTCGCCGTAGACAGCGCATTCGCTGTCAACGGTGAACCGCAGCCGGACGAGACCGATCCGGCGGCGGGCGTCGAGATCGACCGGGCGTTGCAGACGGCGGAAGGCCAGGTCGAAGCAATCGTCCGGTTCGAGTCGACGGACCGCGCGACACTCGCCGCGAGCGCGAATGCGACGGAGACGCTCAAGACCAAGGCGAGCACCGCCCAGGGGCCGCTCACCCGCTTCGCCGCCAGGACCGGCGGCGTGACCGTCGAGCGCGGCTTCTGGATCGCCAACGCGGCGCTCGTGACGGTGGACACGGAGCGAGTCTCACTAGCGGAAATCGCGGCGATCGACGGCGTCGAACGGATCCACCAGAATTTCGAGGTCACGACCAGAACGAGTACGCCTGCATCGCAGACGAACCTCGGCGTCAACGGAACAACTGTCTCAACGAGTGCGACCGGCTACACGTACGGTCTTGAACAGATAAACACGTCCAGCGTCTGGTCCGAATTCGACGCGAGAGGAGGCGGTGCCAAAGTCGCCGTCCTCGATACCGGTGTCGACGTCAGTCACCCCGACATAGACCTCTACACGACGAATACGAGTGATCCAACGTATCCCGGTGGCTGGGCCGAGTTCGACAGCAACGGAGACAAAGTATCGGGATCGCAACCACACGATACAAGCTCTCACGGAACACACGTCACTGGAACTGTAAGTGGCGGGAACGCGAGCGGGACGTGGATCGGCGTTGCACCGGAAGCGGAAATGATGCATGGCCTCGTTCTCCCGGACGGATCAGGAAGATTCAGCCAGATCGTTGCCGGGATGGAGTGGGCAGTGAACAATAACGCCGACGTAGTCAGTATGAGTCTCGGGACGAGTTGTGACCCATCGACTGAAGACTCTTCGTATGTATCTGAATTTATCAACCCGGTGCAAAATGCCGAGACGAACGGAACCGTAGTCGTTGCGGCGAGTGGAAACGATTACGAAGGATGTAGCGGATCGCCCGCCAACGTGTACGACTCGCTGGCTATCGGTGCCTCAAATTCGGCTGAAGGAATTGCAGACTTTTCAAGCGGTGAAAAGGTGACTACGTCTACAGCGTGGGGAACCACCGCACCGGATAGCTGGCCGTCCGAGTACATCGTTCCGGATGTCGCCGCACCCGGCGCCGCCGTCAAGAGTTCCGTTCCCGACGGTGGATACAACGAATTGTCCGGAACATCGATGGCGACACCCCACGTCGCTGGCGTCGCAGCCCTGATGGAATCCGCGACCGAACGCGACCTCTCGCCGGACGAGATTACGAGCGCGATCGAAGCAAGCGCCTGGAAACCGAGCGATTGGGACGAAAGTAGCGCACAGTATTCGATTGAGGAGACGGGAAAGGATTCGCGTTACGGCCTCGGGATCGTCGATGCCCACGAGGCAGTCAGTGAGGTGCTGTACGGGAGTTTCACCGGCACGGTCGTCGACGTGACTACCGGCGATCCGATTCCAGGGGCAAACGTGATGGCTGACAACGGGTCCGCGTCTTTCTCGGGGAAAACGAACGCGAACGGTGCGTTCGAATTCGAGGTCCCGGACAACGAGACGTACGACGTTTCGATCAGCGACGACGGGTACGAAACCGTCGTTGAACCCGACCAAACGGTCGATACCAATAGCGACGTCGACCTGGGTACGGTCGCACTCACCGGAAACGCCTCGCTTTCGGGAACGGTTACTGACGGCGTGACCGATACGGCCGTCGAGAACGCGACGGTCACGGCGACGGACCCGGACACCGGCGTGACCTACGAGAACCGGACCGACGCAACTGGCGAGTACGCGTTCGACGCGGTCCGTGGCGGAGTGGACTACAGCGTCACGGTCCGGACTGCCGGCTACGAGGACGCAGAGACGACGACTACGGTACCCGACAACGGTTCGGCGACGGCAAACGCCGCGCTGACCGGCGACTCGACGCTCACCGGAACCGTAACCGACGCGAAGTCGACACCGACGGTTGCGATCGGTGGTGCGACGATCACCGCGACGGGCGCTGTTGGGTCCTACACGACCACCACCGAGCGCGGCGGCACGTACTCGCTCACACTTCCCGGCAACGAGACGACGTACGCCGTGGCGATCGAGGCCGACGGCTACCAAGACGGAGGCGATGAGGTGACTTTGAACGGAGGTGAAGAGTCCGTGAACCGCGCTCTCAGTGGCGACTCGAACATCTCGCTCTCCGTTTCGGACTCGCACTTCGGGGATCCGGTATCGAACGCCACGGTCAGCGTTTCGACCGATTCGGGCGCCAGCTATCCCGTGACGGAGGCGGGTGACGGCACGTACGACGCCAGCACTGTGCCCAGCACGGCCAACTACACCATCACGGTCGAGGCGGACGGCTACGAGCAGAATACGACCACGGCGTCCGGGCTCCCGCCAGGTGGAACGGCCGCACACGCCGTCGGACTCGCCGGCGATGCGACGATAACCGGTTCGATCACCGACGGCGTCGGTGTCACCGCAAACGGGACCGCGCTTCCGATCGAGAACGCCACGATCACGCTCACAAGATCGGACACGGGCAGCTCGTCAACCCTCGCGAACGCGACTGGCCTGAACGGCTCGTATGCGGCTTCGGTTCCCGGCGTCGAAACGAACTACACCATCAATGCGGCGGCATCCGGCTACCAGAACACCAGCCTGACGACGGCCGAACTCGGCGATGCCGAGACGACGACCGCGGACCTCCAGCTCGTCGGGAACGCCACGCTGTCGACGCAGGCAATCGTCACCGGCGAGCGGACCGCCAACACGACCATCGAGGCGACGACGGACGACGGCGGGTTGGCCGGCGTGACGTGGCTCAACGAGTCGGCCGGCACGAACCTCTCGGTCGCCGTCCCGGGACGTGGCGCGGACTACACCGTAAACGTCTCCTCGCGGGCGTTCTCGACCAACTCGAGCGCGGTCGCAGGCGTGACGAACGCAACCGCGCTGGATCCGCTCTCGATCAGCCAGCTCCCGTACTACTTCGGAATCGACGATGGCACCGCTCCGGAGTCGATCACGGCGGGCGAGACCGTCACCGTCTCGGCGACCATCGTCAATCTCGGCACCGAAGACTGGAACCACAGCGCGAACCTCTCCGCCGACGATACCCAGATAGCCACCCGGTCGATCGCACTCAACGGGACGGCGAACACGAGCGACGTCGCCAATACGACGGTCTCGTTCTCCCACCAGCCCGGATCGACGGGGCCGGTAGCCTACACACTCGAGACGGACAACGAGACGATGCGCTCGACAGTGACGGTCGAAGAAACTGGCGGGGGCGGTGGCGGTGGGTTCGGTCCGCCACCGTCGTCCGATCCCGAACCGTCGTTCTGGCTCGTCGGAACGGCACTCGAGACGGACGAACTCGTGGCGGGCGAGACGGGGACGGTCTCGGTGACGGTCCTCAACAGTGGCGACGGGGCCGGGACCAAGCCTCTCAGACTCACCGCCGACGGAGCGGTCGTCGGGACGGCGAGCGTCGACGTGCCGGCCGGCGAACGCGTCGAAGCCACACTCGAGTTCTCGTTCGACGAACCCGGCACCTACGATCTCGCGGTCGATGGTGAGGGGGTCGGACCCGTCACTGTCATCGAACCGCCGTCCGACCCGGGCAACGAAACCGCAGCCAACGAGTCCGCTCCGACCAACGACACCGATAGTTCGGGCGGCAGTGACGCGACTCCAGGGTTCACCGCCATCGCCGGCCTGCTCGCGCTGGCGATCGTCGCCGTAGCTCGGCGGCGATAG
- a CDS encoding adenosylhomocysteinase encodes MSTYPRISAQLDDVESAREEGRRKMEWARQHMPIMEAVREDFEANQPLAGERIAMAMHVEAKTAILVEALAAGGAEVAVTGCNPLSTHDDVSAALDDVDNITSYAKRGVDDEGYYAAIEATIDLEPTITVDDGMDLVAAIHEDYPELIDGIVGGCEETTTGVHRLRAMADDGALEYPVFAVNDTPMKRLFDNVHGTGESSLASLAMTTNLSWAGKNVVVGGYGYCGKGVAKKASGQNANVIVTEVEPRRALEAHMEGYDVMPMAEAAEVGDVFITTTGNRDIIVEEHFEHMQDGVLLANAGHFDVEIDLDALDDLAVDRYEARDGVEAYEMADGRRLNVVAEGRLVNLAAPVSLGHPVEVMDQSFGVQAVAVRELLEREHADDYEPGVHDVPDELDREIAEIKLAAEDVDFDSLTDTQRDYMGSWDHGT; translated from the coding sequence ATGAGCACGTATCCGCGGATTTCCGCGCAACTCGACGACGTCGAGTCGGCTCGCGAGGAGGGCCGACGCAAGATGGAGTGGGCGCGCCAGCACATGCCGATCATGGAAGCGGTTCGCGAGGACTTCGAGGCGAATCAGCCGCTGGCCGGCGAGCGTATCGCGATGGCGATGCACGTCGAGGCCAAGACGGCGATCCTGGTCGAGGCCCTCGCGGCGGGCGGCGCCGAAGTGGCTGTCACGGGTTGCAACCCGCTGTCGACGCACGACGACGTCTCCGCGGCGCTGGACGATGTCGACAATATCACCAGCTACGCCAAGCGCGGCGTCGACGACGAGGGCTACTACGCCGCGATCGAAGCGACGATCGACCTCGAGCCGACGATCACCGTCGACGACGGGATGGACCTCGTCGCGGCGATCCACGAGGACTACCCCGAACTCATCGACGGCATCGTCGGCGGCTGTGAGGAGACGACGACCGGCGTCCACCGCCTGCGCGCGATGGCCGACGACGGCGCCCTGGAGTACCCTGTCTTCGCGGTCAACGACACGCCGATGAAGCGCCTGTTCGACAACGTCCACGGCACCGGCGAGTCCTCGCTGGCCTCGCTGGCCATGACGACCAACCTCTCGTGGGCGGGCAAGAACGTCGTCGTCGGCGGCTACGGCTACTGCGGAAAGGGCGTCGCGAAGAAGGCGAGCGGCCAGAACGCGAACGTGATCGTCACCGAGGTCGAGCCACGCCGCGCCCTCGAAGCCCACATGGAGGGCTACGACGTCATGCCGATGGCCGAGGCCGCCGAAGTCGGTGACGTCTTCATCACGACGACGGGCAACCGCGACATCATCGTCGAAGAGCACTTCGAGCACATGCAGGACGGCGTCCTGCTGGCCAACGCGGGTCACTTCGACGTCGAGATCGATCTCGACGCACTCGACGACCTCGCGGTCGACCGCTACGAGGCCAGAGACGGTGTCGAGGCCTACGAGATGGCCGACGGCCGCCGCCTCAACGTCGTCGCGGAAGGCCGCCTCGTCAACCTCGCTGCCCCCGTCTCGCTGGGTCACCCCGTCGAGGTCATGGACCAGAGCTTCGGCGTTCAGGCCGTCGCCGTCCGCGAACTCTTAGAACGTGAACACGCCGACGACTACGAACCCGGCGTCCACGACGTCCCCGACGAACTCGATCGCGAGATCGCCGAGATCAAACTCGCGGCCGAGGACGTCGACTTCGACTCCCTGACCGACACCCAGCGCGACTACATGGGTAGCTGGGATCACGGAACGTAA
- a CDS encoding MFS transporter gives MRGPFENRTFRRLFAGRVITNLGDSLYFIGAMWLVYSLTGDPFYTGVAGFLTQGPAVFQFLAGPIVDRHPIRRLLVGTQLFQAVVVATIPIAHVLGSLTVWHVLVVMPVLSAANQLVYPAQTTALPRILDDEKLVAANSAFSVAYQGFEMVANGIGGVIIGLVGAVSLFAVDAVTFGMAALVFATVSIPPARRADEPDSSDRSADGRTGPDITDEGAEPATDGGTPPEIGDTEPNDGPSLDESAAGDGITDDSGNGAEGDGDGTDGGSPPAPEGYLDRLRDGIDILRGTFLLPLVVAASILNVTGGMVMAAIPAYADSLAVPAGLSALGAAGAYGILMAAFAGGNFLGALAASAVSDRPFGYVFLVSGLASGVFWTAGLLANWLPLTAVLFTLSLVPVGAVNVQIATIVQTAPPEALVGRVSSLLGSASTAVVPVGALLGGIVAGAFGPQVAMAGIGIAGLGQAVYLLANAEMRALPPAGETSLDG, from the coding sequence ATGCGAGGTCCATTCGAGAACCGAACGTTTCGCAGACTGTTCGCGGGTCGCGTGATCACGAACCTCGGTGACAGCCTCTACTTCATCGGGGCCATGTGGCTCGTGTACAGTCTGACCGGCGACCCGTTCTACACCGGCGTCGCCGGATTCCTGACCCAGGGGCCGGCGGTCTTCCAGTTTCTCGCCGGCCCGATCGTCGACCGCCACCCGATCCGCCGGCTGCTCGTGGGGACGCAACTCTTCCAGGCCGTCGTGGTGGCCACGATTCCGATCGCCCACGTGCTCGGGTCGCTGACCGTCTGGCACGTCCTGGTCGTGATGCCGGTGCTGTCGGCGGCCAACCAGCTGGTCTATCCGGCCCAGACGACCGCACTGCCGCGGATCCTCGACGATGAGAAACTGGTCGCCGCCAACTCGGCGTTCTCGGTTGCCTACCAGGGGTTCGAGATGGTGGCCAACGGCATCGGCGGCGTGATCATCGGACTCGTCGGCGCGGTCTCGCTGTTCGCCGTCGACGCCGTCACCTTCGGGATGGCGGCGCTCGTCTTCGCGACGGTCTCGATTCCGCCGGCACGACGGGCGGACGAACCCGACTCGAGCGATCGATCGGCCGACGGACGGACCGGGCCCGATATCACAGACGAGGGAGCCGAACCCGCGACCGACGGGGGAACCCCTCCCGAGATTGGCGACACGGAACCCAACGACGGGCCCTCACTCGACGAGTCGGCAGCCGGTGACGGGATAACCGACGACTCCGGGAACGGTGCCGAAGGCGACGGCGACGGGACCGACGGTGGGTCGCCGCCAGCGCCCGAGGGCTACCTCGATCGCTTGCGTGACGGCATCGATATCCTGCGGGGGACCTTCCTGCTACCGCTGGTCGTCGCCGCGTCGATACTCAACGTCACCGGCGGGATGGTGATGGCGGCCATTCCGGCGTACGCCGACTCATTGGCCGTGCCGGCGGGTCTCTCCGCGCTCGGCGCCGCGGGCGCCTACGGGATCCTCATGGCGGCGTTCGCCGGCGGGAACTTCCTCGGCGCGCTCGCCGCCTCCGCCGTCTCGGACCGACCCTTCGGCTACGTCTTCCTCGTCTCCGGCCTCGCGAGCGGCGTCTTCTGGACGGCCGGCCTCCTCGCGAACTGGCTCCCGCTGACTGCCGTCCTGTTCACCCTCTCGCTCGTCCCCGTCGGCGCCGTCAACGTCCAGATCGCCACCATCGTCCAGACCGCGCCGCCGGAGGCCCTGGTCGGGCGGGTGAGCAGCCTCCTCGGGTCGGCCTCGACGGCAGTCGTCCCCGTCGGCGCCCTCCTCGGCGGGATCGTCGCGGGCGCGTTCGGCCCGCAGGTCGCGATGGCCGGCATCGGAATCGCGGGCCTCGGGCAGGCCGTCTACCTCCTCGCCAACGCGGAGATGCGCGCGCTCCCACCCGCGGGCGAGACGAGTCTGGACGGGTAG
- a CDS encoding winged helix-turn-helix domain-containing protein → MDDAHIVETVDPEEAFSVLADGSRIDILRALWEADGQSATFSELRSAVGMRDSGKFNYHLGKLTDRFVRKTDGMYELRAAGRHVIGSLLSGAYTMGSEVGPIDLDDFCPLCGDPLTFSYADDRARVECAGGSFEAVFPIPPGSFAEQPVEAFPDVADRYLATLVGQARNKFCASCEGPIRPEFDVKEIPDEAASVDDIVLVSYDCDRCEATTQLDLTTVLLDRPAVVAFYYDHGIDVRTFTFWQLGSETGAPRSTLVDETTHSAEVTYPLADERLTLRIDDELSVVSAERE, encoded by the coding sequence ATGGACGACGCCCACATCGTCGAGACGGTCGACCCCGAGGAGGCGTTCTCGGTGCTCGCCGACGGGTCCCGCATCGACATCCTCCGGGCGCTCTGGGAGGCCGACGGCCAGTCGGCGACGTTCTCGGAGCTCAGGAGTGCCGTCGGGATGCGGGATTCGGGCAAGTTCAACTACCACCTCGGCAAGCTAACCGACCGGTTCGTCCGCAAGACGGACGGGATGTACGAACTTCGCGCCGCGGGACGACACGTGATCGGCTCGCTGCTGTCGGGCGCCTACACGATGGGCAGCGAGGTCGGACCGATCGACCTCGACGATTTCTGTCCGCTCTGTGGGGACCCGCTCACGTTCTCCTACGCCGACGACCGGGCACGAGTCGAGTGTGCAGGCGGGTCCTTCGAGGCGGTGTTCCCCATCCCGCCCGGATCGTTCGCCGAGCAACCCGTCGAGGCGTTTCCCGACGTGGCGGATCGGTACCTCGCGACGCTGGTGGGCCAGGCGCGAAACAAGTTCTGTGCGTCGTGTGAGGGGCCGATACGGCCGGAGTTCGACGTGAAAGAAATTCCCGACGAGGCCGCCTCGGTCGACGATATCGTGCTGGTCAGCTACGACTGCGATCGGTGCGAAGCGACCACCCAGCTCGATCTCACCACGGTACTGCTCGACCGGCCGGCCGTCGTCGCCTTCTACTACGACCACGGTATCGACGTCCGCACGTTCACGTTCTGGCAACTCGGCTCCGAGACTGGAGCCCCGCGGTCGACGCTCGTCGACGAGACGACCCACAGCGCCGAAGTCACCTACCCGCTCGCGGACGAGCGATTGACCCTCCGCATCGACGACGAGCTCTCGGTCGTCTCCGCCGAACGCGAGTGA
- a CDS encoding CPBP family intramembrane glutamic endopeptidase, giving the protein MSTRQSGSSVSGQGGPLWAVFVAIALSISGLLVATATSLPAALLDSTLLSDPAAASNLATVVYLILTFTGYALTGVIYLQWTDRGWDWLDLERPTRRGWRYVLYGIGGSIGFLITVQIVATALDLPSSENDVIQLIGNDPNMVLVMIVIVFAFNAPAEEFLFRNVVQKRLYASFSRMGAVVVAALIFALLHIPSYAFAADGSIAPAGAIATSLAVVFGGAVIFGYLYAKSDNLLVPIIAHATFNAIQFGLLYIALRYAPEELESASAILDVALGAVPL; this is encoded by the coding sequence ATGTCCACTCGCCAGTCTGGGTCGTCGGTCTCGGGACAGGGTGGTCCGCTCTGGGCCGTCTTCGTCGCGATTGCACTCTCGATCTCGGGATTGCTGGTCGCCACTGCCACCTCCCTCCCGGCGGCGCTGCTCGACTCGACGCTGCTCTCGGATCCGGCGGCGGCGTCGAACCTCGCCACGGTCGTCTACCTGATCTTGACGTTCACTGGTTACGCGCTGACTGGCGTGATCTACCTCCAGTGGACGGATCGCGGCTGGGACTGGCTCGATCTGGAGCGGCCGACCCGTCGCGGCTGGCGGTACGTGCTGTACGGCATCGGCGGTAGCATCGGCTTCCTGATCACCGTACAGATCGTCGCGACGGCCCTCGACCTCCCGTCGTCGGAAAACGACGTCATCCAGCTGATCGGGAACGATCCGAACATGGTGCTCGTCATGATCGTGATCGTCTTCGCGTTCAACGCACCTGCCGAGGAGTTCCTCTTCCGGAACGTCGTCCAGAAGCGCCTCTACGCGTCGTTCAGCCGGATGGGCGCGGTCGTCGTCGCCGCACTCATCTTCGCGCTGTTGCACATTCCCTCGTACGCGTTCGCGGCGGACGGCTCGATCGCTCCAGCCGGTGCGATCGCGACCTCGCTCGCCGTCGTCTTCGGCGGCGCGGTCATCTTCGGCTACCTCTACGCGAAGTCCGACAACCTCCTCGTCCCCATCATCGCCCACGCCACGTTCAACGCCATCCAGTTCGGCCTCCTCTACATTGCCCTCAGGTACGCGCCGGAGGAGCTGGAGTCGGCGAGCGCGATCCTCGACGTCGCACTCGGCGCCGTCCCACTATAG